gaataatttaattaataattaaacgaGAGAATgtaaataaatcatttgaatttaatttctatatattattagtataaaaaattgtaCTTATAATATCCAACACATTTGATAgataatagaattttttaaacATCTTGATAAAGATTCAATTCTTAATTTTGTGTTTAAAGAGGATTTTATTaagagacaatttttttatttattttggtcatctttacaatgtttattttttaactaaaaaaattaagatgagaattcagaaattcaaaaatattttttattaacaactaAATTaacagtaaattaaaattaaaaattaatataatacaagaatataaataatatttttaaggatCTAGGTAGCATTTTGTATTGGAAAAAGATATAAGAATATATTCAATGAGAATTTTTTAAgggaaaaaacttttttttcctttgaaataaatttatttgacatgaaaaatttcttaaaaaataaaatttatatcttaaaaatcataaaaaaaaaattgtttcttaacaataaaaaaatatttatttaatacataacaatatcataattaagtaaaaataaaaaaataaaaaaaatttcttaaagtttcttaaaatttcttattattaaaataaaattatatatatatttcttacaataatataatactttttgaaaactataaaaaatgttataagaactaacaaaaataacaagTTCCAAGTGGAGATGCTCtaacattatagtaaatttACTCCAATCACCATCCCTTTCTCTTGCCTCTGTTACCCTAGACACGTGGCGCTCGCTCACCCAGCCACCGTGCTGCCGTTATCATTATCGCTTCCGCTCCATCTCACAGCACCAAACCCAAAACAATCGCTAGAGAGAGAAACCAAGAAAGAGAAACACAGAGAAATCGCTTTCGCTATTATATCCTCCCTCAAAAAACCGCGATGGACGGTGCAGACGCGTGGCGCGTGGCCGCGTGTGCCAACACCAACGTCAACAGAATAATGCTCCGCTTTCGCCCGATCGCGCCGAAACCGGTCGCCGGAAGTTCCGCCGTCTCCAGAGCCACCGGCGCTGGCGACGGAAGCCAGAGTAGCCACGTGTCAGTTCTAGGGAAGAGACCGAAGAGGAAGTACGTTAGGATTCGGAGGAACGGTGGATACGTGCGAAAGAATAACGGAAACAGTAACCGAAAAAGTAATTGTAACTGTAACGATGAGTCTTCCGACGTGGCGGTTGTGACGTTGCAGTTGATGCCGGAGAAGGACGCGCCGGAAGGAGACGTCACTCTCGCGGGAGATTCGTGGTGTAAGAACGTTGATCTTGACCTAACTGTGGAGAAGATTCAGATCGTAGAGAATCGGAGTGTTCCGCCGCCACGCTTGGTGGTGGAGGAAGGCGAGGGTGCCAAGGGTTCAGATCTTGTTCCGGCGGCGAAGGCGGCGGAGTCGTGGGTGACGGTGGAGAGCGTGACAGGCACGTGCATGGGGGAGGGAGAGGGAGGGAGAGGGTTATTAAGTTGTACGGACGAGGAGAGGGTGAAGAGCCTAGAAACTGACACGTGTCCGGGGTTTGTCTGTGACGGAAGCCTTAGGGTGCGGTGGGTGAATGATGCGTACAAGAGGATGGTGCTGGAGGGGCGCAAGGGTGAGGGTGAGGATATCATGGTGTGGCTGAAGGTGAAGGATAGTGCCTGCGCTGCGTGGTGGTGCTATTCTCACCCAGCGTTCACCTGCGGGGTGAGGCTGCAGTACACGTGGCGGAACGAGAAGTGCACGAAGATGGTGCCGTGTGATGTTTGGAGATTGGATTGTGGCGGGTTTGCATGGAGGCTAGACGTGAAAGCTGCGCTCAGTTTGGGACTCTgaaaatagggaaagaaaaaaagaaaaaaaaatcagagacACAAACGCGACCTTAAACGGATATatccttttattatatatatatatatatatatatatatatatatatatatatatatatatatatatatatatatatatatatactcacaCCTTTACATAACTTGCTAGCTCGAGTTCTGTGGATTGAGGTCAAGCTCCCTCTCTGCACAAGGACGTGTTTGGTTAGGTATTTTTCCAGTCAGAGTTTTTACTACAGCTActgttttaagaaaatttaaaaattcgaaaagaaaaaggttgtcCGGTATGCAACTACATTACATATTCAAAGTTCTAGTTTTATCACTCATAATAGTTGTTTCCTATTCGAGCAGAATTGTTtcatgtaaaagaaaataattaagtgaGTGGATGGGGAAGAAGGGATATGATTTGTGAAACTTGGGAATGG
This genomic interval from Glycine max cultivar Williams 82 chromosome 5, Glycine_max_v4.0, whole genome shotgun sequence contains the following:
- the LOC102663301 gene encoding uncharacterized protein; translation: MDGADAWRVAACANTNVNRIMLRFRPIAPKPVAGSSAVSRATGAGDGSQSSHVSVLGKRPKRKYVRIRRNGGYVRKNNGNSNRKSNCNCNDESSDVAVVTLQLMPEKDAPEGDVTLAGDSWCKNVDLDLTVEKIQIVENRSVPPPRLVVEEGEGAKGSDLVPAAKAAESWVTVESVTGTCMGEGEGGRGLLSCTDEERVKSLETDTCPGFVCDGSLRVRWVNDAYKRMVLEGRKGEGEDIMVWLKVKDSACAAWWCYSHPAFTCGVRLQYTWRNEKCTKMVPCDVWRLDCGGFAWRLDVKAALSLGL